attttatatacctctatcatgtctcccctcagccgtctcttctccaagctgaaaagccctagcctccttagtctttcttcataggaaagttgtcccatccccgctatcatttttgtcgcccttcgctgcaccttttccaattccactatatctttcttgagatgcggcaaccagaattgaacacaatactcaaggtgcggtcacaccatagagcgatacaacggcattataacatcctcacacctgttttccatacctttcctaataatacccaacattctattcgctttcctagccgcagcagcacactgagcagaaggcttcaacgtatcatcaacgacgacacctagatccctttcttggtccgtgactcctaacgtggaaccttgcatttttatttattgcatttgtaacccacattatcccacctatttgcaggctcaatgtggcttacatagtttgttaACACATGTAATCTTGGATGTCAGGTACATTTATTATTGAGCAGAGATTAGTTAATGGAAGTAGgtaaagagaagaaggaaggaatctaTTAGATATAGTAGAAGGTGGGTTTTTTCAGAAGTGGATTAGTGAaattctgggttttcattgtaggctttgttgaagagatatgtcgtgagggatttgcgaaagttagttagctatagtttgggttcctctttcccatatgcatcactttgcacttgctcacattaaacgtcatctgccatttagccgctcagtcttccagtctcgtaagggccttctgtaatttttcacaatcctgtcgcgagttaacgactttgaataactttgtgtcatcagcaaatttaattacctcgctggttactcccatctctaaatcatttataaatatattaaaaagcagcggtcctagcacagacccctgaggaaccccactatctacccttctccattttgaatactgcccatttaaccccaattctggttgctgcatctcaaaagagatattgtggaactggaaaaggtgcaaagaagaggGACCAgtatgataaaggagatggagctCACCTCGTATGTGGAAACGTTAAAGAGATTagagtttttcagcttggagaagagactgctgaggggggatatgatggaggtctatgaaatcctgaatggagtggaaaaggtaaatgtgaatgaattctttacgaaccttttccggagatgggaagatggtagaacgagaggacatgaaatgagattgaaggggggcagactcaagaaaaatgtcaggaagtatttcttcacggagagagagtggtggatgcttggaatgccctcccgcgggaggtggtggaaatgaaaatggtaacggaattcaaacatgcgtgggataagcataaaggaatcctgtgccgaaggaatggatcctcaggagcttagtcaagatcgggaggcggggctggtggttgggaggcggggatagtgctgggcagacttatacggtctgtgccacagccagtggtgggaggcggggctggtggttgggaggcggggctagtgctgggcagacttatacagtctgtgccctgaagaggacaggtacaaatcaaggtagggtatacacaaaaagtagtacatatgagtttatcttgttgggcagactggatggaccgtgcaggtctttttctgccgtcatctactactctttcaaaaagtacaaagaccaggggaagtTACATGGTGGCacatttgaaacaaataggagaacgtgTAAAggtacagttaagctctggaactcagaggaaatggtaaaagcagttaatgtagctgagtttgaaaaaaggtttggacaaattcctggggaaaagtccataggcgtTATTAAGGAAAAcccggggaagccactgcttatccgtAGCATCGAGTAGCTTGAATCTTGCACTTTCTGGTACTCTTAGATATTAGAACATAAGACCGAGggtccatctactactactacttaacatttctagagcgctactagggttacgcagcgctgtacaatttaacaaagagggacagtccctgctcaaagagcttacaatctaatagacaagtgaacggtcggtccgataggggcagtcaaattggggcagtctggattcactgaacggtaagggttaggtgccaaacgcagcattgaagaggtgggctttaagcaatgacttggacgggcagggagggggcttggcgtaagggctcaggaaggttgttccaagcatagggtgaggcgaggcagaatgagcggagcctggagttggcggtagtggagaagggtaatgagaggagggatttatcctgtgaatggaggttacgggcaggaacgtaaggggagatgagggtagaaagatagtgaggggcagcagactgagtgcatttgtaggtaagaaggagaagcttgaattgaatgcggtatctgatcggaagccagtgaagtgacctgaggagaggggtgatatgagtatatcggttcaggcggaatataagacgtgcagcagagttctgaacagattgaatgggggatagatggctaagtgggaggccggtgaggagtaagttgcagtagtccaggcgagaggtaatgagagcgtggacgagagttcgggtggtgtgttcagagaggaaagggcgaattttgctgatgttaaagaggaagaagcgacaggtcttggctgtctgctggatatgcgaagagaaggagagagaggagtcaaagatgactccgaggttgcgggcagatgagacggggaggatgagggtgttatcaactgagatagaaagtggaggaaggccagtatcctgtttccaagtttagtccaagttttttttaaagaatttgatactgctttttttaggaaggtggtttacaataaatcaATTCAAATCAAATGGAAAGAGAACTACAATTATTAATAGGAAAAAAACAGTGAAAGAAAGTAAGGAAAGACAAAGAAAAGAGACCAACTCTGATAgtgatcctgcatctgcccagACTATCGCTCGCTGCCTAATGTGAAGATAAGCAGAAAGTGGGTGTGATATGGAGGGGACTAATTGAACGTctccggcgaaataggtcgctggcgatctattttggcggcggcgcaacagctggctggaaccgtattttcaaaaaaagatggccggccatcttttttttcgataatatggtgtgggccggcgaaatgccttagattttgccgggtttgagatcgccagttttgtttttccgcgataatggaaaaacctgccggcgatctcaaacccggcaaaatccaaggcatttggccgtgggaggagccagcatttgtagtgcaatggtccccctcacatgccaggacacctagggggcacttcaaacatcttttataaacaaccaaattagcttccaggtgcatagcacccttcccttgtgtgctgagtcccccagatcccccccaaaacccactgcccacaagtgtgcacctttaccctagccctaagggctgaaggggagcacctacatgtgggtagagtggggtttgggagggctcaacattacctaccacaagtggaacaggtagggggggatgggcctggctctgcctttctgcagtccactgcaaccaacaacaactgttccagggacctgcatactgctgtcagggtgctgggtatgacatttgaggctggcatacaggctggcaaaaaaggtttgtattttaataattttagtgtgggagggggttggcgaccactgggagagtaaggggaggtcaccccccattccctccggtggtcatctggtcagttggggcacctttttgaggcttggtcgtgaaaataaaaggaccaagtaaacctggcgaaatacttcttatcgccgggttttatttttccattatccgtgaaagccggccatctggtagccacgcccaagcctgcccatgtcccgccttcgcttcgccgccaacacgcccctttgaactttcgccggcgaggcgaagggtaagcggcgaagctatcacaaatgtagctttccattatacgcttttcgccgcttttgcgaaatcgccggccatatcccgatttgtgtcgggaaatagccggcgattactttcaattataagctggatggttagTCAGAGGAGTGGCCAACGATGAGAGCCAGCCTGCGGGTCTGTCCCGCATAGAGAATGACATGTGGACAAAGTTCGTCCCCATCCGTGCAAGCCTCAAAAGTTatgataaatcttttttttttttttttaaattaaagtatAAAATGGAACAATATTTATGCACAACTgttgttttataaatcacaattAGAAATCAATAATACAGATCAAGGATcaacaaattccccccccccccccccttcacaaacATCCCCTCCCTGCCCCACTTACAAGAGCGCCGGAAAAGGCCTGAGCTGCTACAGCCCTCCCTAGCACAGCCATGGGAACCAAAATGATCCAGTTCATCGAGCACCTGAAATAAACCCCCTGccaccttctacccttccaaccccaacatatTTTAAACTGAATTATTTCAGGCGCTTACACATCTATGGAATCAAGTCAATGGTATGTAAAGACCCCTCGAGAGAGAGTGCCTTTCATTTAAAcctgatcagacaaaagtttgtTATTGCAGGATCTAATATATGTTGACTTGACTATATGTTTAAAAACCCCATCTGATATTAACAAAGTGAATTTATATTAATGTTTTGATGTGATCTTGGTACGGCCAACACACTATATCCTCTCGTCATTATTCAGTGTCTTCCCCTGTCTTTTTctttgcccccttccccttctgccCCCACTTCAGGGCCATATATCTCCCCGGCCTGccatacatacacacacttcAGTGTCTTTCCACATTACGTTCCCCATGTAGACGTATCCAAGTCTGCTAACAGGAAGGGGAAACATGAAGAACAAATAGACAGAAAGACACAAACACGCACATGCGCATCTGAGTCTGCCAACAGGAAGAGGAAACGTGAAGAACAGATTGGCAGGAAGGGAGCCACCCTCACACCAGTGGGGCTCTTTCATGCGGTTAGTTGAGTGATAGTCTGGAGTCACCTTTGTATAACAGAGAGCCTTGTGCAAGTGCCTGAAACTTTTTCAAAatttaaacaaaccaaaaacactTTGAAACACAAATTGAACCCTTTCCATTGTCATAAATTGCTGTTTCATTGTAGTCACCTTCACTGACTATTACCCAGAACGTTTTCCTCCCTACTAGGGCACTAAAAGTTAAGTTCTCCAAAAATGTAAATTGTGGAATTTTCCATGTTTTCATAGTTCTACTTTGCAGCAATTCCCTTTGTACAGCTGGTGTTTGATCAGAGTCAAACAGACTCCCTGAAGCTAAACAGAAAGTTGAAGAGATTtttgggacacacacacacaacaattgCAGCCAAGGGGCACTAAGGGACTCATGTTCGACAAGAAAAAAGTTCAAATGGTGACACAAAcccgcatttggacattttgattttccaaaacgTTCAAATTGCTGTTTTCGAAATCCATTTTCTAAACATTTTGTTATGCAGTTcattggtagtgcatgcaaatcacaagagggcgtatcaggggtgtgttgggggcgggATTTGAGCATTactaacatttggacgtttttccgccttaatggaacaaaacaaaaatgtccagggctacaattGAGATGttctggtctagacctgtttttataacgaataaggcacaaaaaggtgccctaaaccagatgaccactggagggattcaggcgtgacccccccctcccacccctcccaaagatgtgaaaaaaacagtacatatctatgacagcttcagatgttataaccagtcctattagagcacaATCGGGTCCCTGGAGTAGACTACTAAGTGCActgaaggggacccaggcccataatccactgttaacaagtacacttgtggtggaaaatgtgagccctccacaactcaccaaaaacctactgtacctacatataggtgacactttcaggcataagagctattgtagtggtgtacagttgtgtttttggagaagctggaggcgagcccgctgtgctttcttcttcactgccgtcgctgccactgaaaataaaaaggttaaacgcgccgggggggggggggggggaggaacggagaggagggctgttggggagctgagggagggcagggaaaatcgctggacatggatgggaggggagggcagggggagagaagacagagctggacatggagaggaggggagggcagggggagagaagagatcgctggacatgtagaagagaggagaggaggggagagaagaaatcactggacatggagaggaggggagggcagagatcgCATGGCCAtttagaggaggggagggcagggggagagaagacagagctggacatggagaggaggggagggcagggggagagaagagatcgctggacatgtagaagagaggaggggaggggagagaagaggtcactggacatggaggggtgggcagggggagggaagagatcgCATggccatggagaggaggggagggcagggggagagaagacagagctggacatggagaggaggggagggcagggggagagaagagatcgctggacatgtagaggagaagaggggagagaagagatcactggacatgtagaagaggagagggcagggggagggaaaggatcactggacatagagaggaggggagggcagggggagggaagagagtgctcactatacaatataagggggtaacagtgttgtgtacctgggacttttatgagaagtcctctgcagtgccccttagggtgccccaatgctctcctgggatatctgtgtggtctGCTAAGAGTGTCGGCCctctatacatcccaatggcttgattttgtttttgccttggatgtttttttttttgttttgaaaatggtccaaaaaatagATGCACTGAGTAAGAAAAGCAAAgtgtaggaaatggccattttcgaaacaaaaagataaaacgTTTCGCTGGTTTGATAATTATGTTCACCGCTTGGATTTtaaatgttttgagcaaaacgtcatATCAAACCTTCCCCTCCACATGTCTCAGGGAGGTAGAGATTAACTGTGAGATAAGACCACCGAGAGCCCTTGGGCAAAGGGCTGAAATGTGGAGGCATTAACAAGCTACCATTACCCACTCTACAGGCTAGTTCAAGCTTAGTTTTATTTCTGTAAAtgtgtctgaggaagaagggcaacctttgaaatctaatcaagaaatttattaagttatgtccaataaaaaaggtatcatcttattttcttttccatgttttattttgtttgatttctattgataacaaggatctggggttcctagcccattataaaccataaagctgtatgtctctgttgatcacccacccctcacctatccacacccatcctgttagaatatcagtgatatgctttgatgtccccatgcatacctcctacccacccccatcctcccaccctgtcagactgtcatagtaatgcttgaatgttttcacttatatacactgtcagctagcacatttgcttatttccgatctgaggaagaagggcaaccttcgaaagctaatcaagaaatgtattaagttatgtccaataaaaaaggtatcatcttattttcttttccatgttttattttgtttgatttctattgataacctgtaaATGTGTCGACCTTTGTGTTTAGATTAGAAGACTTGTAAAGAAGCACTTACCAAATAAGTCAATAACAGACTTTTGAATTGAAATTCATCGTCATGCATTGTCGTGCAGTTCTATCAAGCAACCTGAGACAGTGTGTGGCATGTGTGTCATGTCATCACACTATTAGGATATATTAGGATGCTGACCCATAGCTCAGTTTAAATTGCCCTTCCCCCCACCAGGCTTAGGTAGGTGGCTTTCACAGAACCAgtcactatttaaaaaaattcagAATGATCACAGGACACACTACCAAAATTGATAGACAACCTAACCAATCCCAATAAATTCCCAatcagggagggcaggggcagcAATGGAAGGAGAGGATCGCATCTGTCGCTCGACTGTAGGGGCTGCTGGTGCTCAGGGTCTGAGATATTGACACACAAGGCGCAGAGAGACTCACGGCAGGAAGATTTATTTCAATTTCTAGCTGTTCTGTAGTACTGTGTTCCTTCCGGATCCGTCCTTGTACTCGGTGGGGGGGGCTTATTTCTCACAGTCATTGTAACTAGTGTGTTGTAGTATATACAACAACAACAGTACACTGTGACAATCGCCACTGACTCTCATTCAAACTCGCACAGCTTCACCACTACTTGCTTGCCACTGTCACCACAAAACccacagggactgtcttttcttcatgttaaattgtgaaacgctgcgtacgactggtagcgctatagaaatgatttatagcagtagtagtaaaatgACACACCTTCGTGGCACGGTGTTTAGTTGTGAGGCCGGCGATATGCCCCGAAGAGTCCAATGATGGTACCCttctgaggtgatgtcatggttGGACGGCGGGGAGCAGCGGAAGGCAGGCACATGACcgacctctctcctctgtccgtgGGTCtggcaccccctccctctcccgcaTTTACCTCAAAAGTTCCTTTCTCCATACAGGCCCCAGCATAGGCTCTCTGCCGCTGACTGCAAACGTCTCTGCTTtctaacttcctgcttctgcaagggtgggGTGTGGCAGAGAAGGTTCCGGTCACAGCAGATGGTCTAAGCCAGGACCCTGCATGGAGAAAGGAAGTTTTGAGgtaaatggggaggggaggaggtgttTCAGAGATAGGGaagatgcttggggggggggggggggtgccagacttggggacagaggggagagagatgttggtcaTGTAAGGAGGAGGTACTGGGCCCCCAGGCACTGGCCCAATTGTCTGATCATTTTGCACGTGGGTCTGATTAGTCTGTCGTCTGTCCCATTATAACTGTTgggtattttaagttgtgttttcaTTAACTGTGATCTGCTTCAAGGCAACTTTATCTTACTAAAAGAATATAAAGAGCAATagatcaaattaaattaaatataggTTTGTACTTGCCTAGTCTCACTAGTCTGTGATTTACAAAGTTTGATCTGCTCAGTAGCTTAATAGAGCAGCAGTTTGAGAACCAAGGAAAGTCCGGTTTTaaacccactgcagctccttgtgaccttgggcaagtcacttaaccttccattgcctcaggtacaaacgtaccccccctgtttactaagccgcatggcaATTCCAACACAgccaattcaaagtgaatggactatgTTGGCGTTAGCtcgccgctagcgcagcttagaaaacagggggggtTCGATTGTgcgtcctccagggacagaaaaatacctacgtGTGTCTCAATGTAACCGTGAAGTACGACTGGAGAGGTGTGAGCCAAACCCAAATAATAAAGTGCCATATGTTTCTGTTTTACTCTGCTGCTTTTGATTTGCTTCCTGGTTCGTGTTCTCAGTTGTGTCCCAGAATCACAAGTTCTGTGCTGGAGTCTGGAATCTCCCACTGGAGAATTCTCTCCatcagtaattcaattcccagtTTCATCAGAGCCTTTCACTTCTCTAATCTCTGTCTGCAACATACATaatattacatttttatttactttttctgCAGAAAATGATGTTTCCACGGAGATCGATCCTGGGGAGAACCACGAATCCAAGAAGACCTTAtcgcagggagagagagaggagacggcATCATGTTCTGACGGAGGAGAAAACTGCCTCTTAGAAAAcgagcagaaaatttcagttgAAGGCTCAGCTGAGAAGTGTGAGGAAAATGCCAGTGGAGTCGCATGTACAAGAGAAGAGAATGGAGACCAGGCAACAGAAGAAAGAGGTTTAAGCAATACAAATGGGATACATATCACAGATCCTGTAACtcagaaaccacagaaaggatCGAGCGTTGAAGAGACACCAAATACAGAAAATGAGAAAACCCTCAAACAGAAGGAAGAACTACAGAACACAGAGAAAACACACACAGGAGAGACACCTTTTACATCTACCAAAACCAAGAATGCTTTAACTCAGGATACAGATCAGGAACAATGGAAAATGCATCCGGGAGACAAACCATTTGTATGttctgagtgtgataaaagctcCTGGCCAAAAGTACACCCTCCAAAACACCAGAAAGTACACACCGGTGAGCGACTGTTTTGCTGTTGTGAATGTGATAAAAGATTCTGGACCAAGACCAGCCTTGAagtacacaagaaaatccacagtaATGAAAGACCATTTTCTTGTCTTATTTGTGAGAAAAGATTCAGACATACGAAAGGTCTCCGGTTACACCAGAAAACACATACAGGTGAAAAAGCGTTTTCATGTGGTCTGTGTGATAAACGATTCACGTGGAAGTCAAATCtcaccaaacatcagaaaattCACACCGGGGAGAAACCGTTTTCCTGTCCTCAGTGTGGTAAATGCTTCGCTCAGAAGACACACCTCAACATACACCAGAAAACCCACACCGATGAGAAACCATTTTCTTGTCCTGAATGCGATAAAAAGTTCAGGATTAAGAAAAGCCTCACAATTCATATGAAAATACACACTGGTGAAAGACCATATagttgcactgagtgtaataagagCTTTATTCAAAAGGTACATCTTTTAAAACACCAACGTGTTCACACTCGTAAAATTCCATCTTCAGCTGATGGTAGCAAAAAACTAATTCCGAAACCCAAGCGAACAAGACGCCCGAAACCTCCATCTGGTCCAAAGCCTCCTAGCGAGAGACCGTATTTATGTACCGTCTGTAATAAAAGATTCACTAGGAAATCGCATTTAAAGTCACACCAGCATATCCACACAGGGGAGAAACCATTTCCTTGTACTGAGTGTCATAAAAGGTTCAATCAAAAGACCCACCTCAAAATACACCAAAAAACCCACACTGGCGTGAGTCCTTATTTGTGCACTCGCTGTAGTAGGTTTTTTAGTCAGAAGGCAGCCCTGACGAGACATGAAAAAATACACCTTGTTGAGAGACCGTTTTTATGTACTGGATGTGATAAACGTTTTCGTCAGAAGGAATATCTTATAAGGCACCAGAAAATCCACGCTGACGTCCCGAAGGTCAAAGTTaaatgccggcgctagaggcCCCACTGTCGCCAGACTCGCATCTGCATTTACCTTCGCACCTATGATCGGAGGGGTCTGGTGCAGCAACCGTGCAAAGTTaattttaaattagatttaagTGAGCACTGCTGTTTTCTGCCCTTGTGGTCAGAGAACAGCACTCTCATCGTAGGGGCGGAATAGCTCtttaaccctatgccagctcagagctggcgttaggtttaAGGCTTCCTTTGTTCCCGCTCTCCAGCCCCATCCAAGTCAAGCAGCCCGGGCTGTCACCATGTCCTGGGGGTCCAGGTGGGCTAGTGCCAACCCCAAGCTCCCCCCCAATACAGCAACAAGGGCACAGGGCACTGATAGGAAGCCCCATAGGGCACTGCCATGTTGAGGcggcactggaagaggagggagtacttgtgttggtggggggggggggggctggaggtctgctggacctgcAGCCCCCTGTGTCACTGTATTGGGGAGGGGCACTAGGCCACAAGGGCCTCAGCGATTGTGGGGTCCGGAGGTCCCACGGACCTCCCATCTCCTTTGCTTGACAGATCCGAGCTTTAGACAGCCCTGACGTAATCAAATGCAGGAGGATTgctcaggcacagtcctcccgcactttccccaaatgatcaacgctaataatgtGCTTAAATTAGCATGT
This portion of the Microcaecilia unicolor chromosome 4, aMicUni1.1, whole genome shotgun sequence genome encodes:
- the LOC115468280 gene encoding zinc finger protein OZF-like, which gives rise to MPAGASQEDVQCLEEGQQELQKHEKNYDILITVENDVSTEIDPGENHESKKTLSQGEREETASCSDGGENCLLENEQKISVEGSAEKCEENASGVACTREENGDQATEERGLSNTNGIHITDPVTQKPQKGSSVEETPNTENEKTLKQKEELQNTEKTHTGETPFTSTKTKNALTQDTDQEQWKMHPGDKPFVCSECDKSSWPKVHPPKHQKVHTGERLFCCCECDKRFWTKTSLEVHKKIHSNERPFSCLICEKRFRHTKGLRLHQKTHTGEKAFSCGLCDKRFTWKSNLTKHQKIHTGEKPFSCPQCGKCFAQKTHLNIHQKTHTDEKPFSCPECDKKFRIKKSLTIHMKIHTGERPYSCTECNKSFIQKVHLLKHQRVHTRKIPSSADGSKKLIPKPKRTRRPKPPSGPKPPSERPYLCTVCNKRFTRKSHLKSHQHIHTGEKPFPCTECHKRFNQKTHLKIHQKTHTGVSPYLCTRCSRFFSQKAALTRHEKIHLVERPFLCTGCDKRFRQKEYLIRHQKIHADVPKVKVKCRR